In Mycobacteriales bacterium, the DNA window GGGGCCGGTGTTCGTCGACGTGCCGATCGACGTCATGTTCGCCCAGGCCGACACCGCGCCGGTGGTCTCGCCGGAGACCGTGCCGGCGGAGCCGGACGGGGAGTCACTGGCCCGCGCCGCTGAGCTGCTCGGGCAGTCCCAACGGCCGGTGCTCGTGATCGGTTCGGATGTGTGGCAGGCCGGTGCAGAGTTGTTGGCTCGAGAGCTTGCGGAGGCGCTCGATCTCCCGGTCGTCGCAAACGGGATGGGTCGCGGCGTCCTTCCCGGCGGTCACCGACTGCTCGTCAACCGTGCGCGTGGTCGAGCGTTCCGTGACGCCGACCTCGTGCTCGTGCTGGGTGCGCCGCTGGACTTCCGCCTCAACTACGGCACTTTCGGCGACCCGACCAGCCCGACGCCGGTGATCCACCTGGTGGATGCAGCCGACCAGGTCGGGTCGCACGCGCCGTTGGCCGCGAAGGTGGCGGGTGACCTGCGCCTGGCACTGGCGCAACTGCTGGCCCTCACCAGACAGCGTCTGGGCGGGGTGCCCCGGCAGGAGTGGACGGACAAGCTGCGTACCGACGTAGCCGCGGCTGCGGAGGGCGACGTCGCGCTGCTGGCTTCACAGGCGACGCCGATCCATCCCGCGCGCGTCGTCGGGGAGATCATGCGTCGCCTCGAAGCCGACGGCGTCATGGTTGTCGACGGCGGCGACTCGATCTCCTTCGCGGGCCGCTTCATCGAGCCTCGCCGTCCCGGTTGTTGGCTGGACTCCGGGCCCTACGGTTGTCTGGGCACCGGCGTGGGCTACGCGATCGGAGCCCGCATCGCCCGCCCGGAGTCTCAGGTCGTCCTGCTCCTGGGGGACGGGGCCGCGGGCTTTTCTCTCATGGACGTCGACACGCTGGTGCGCCATGCGCTCCCCGTCGTGATCGTGGTTGCTAACAACTCCTGCTGGGCGATGGAGAAACACCCGATGCGCCAGCTCTACGGCTACGACGTGCTGGCGGACCTGCGCAGCGGGACGTCGTACGACGGCGTTGCCCGTGCGTTGGGAGGTGCCGGTGAGACCGTGACCCGGCCGGACGAGATCGGTGCGGCACTCGATCGCGCGTTCGCCTCTGGGGTGTCGTACCTGGTCAACGTCATGACCGACCCAGAGGTGGCCTACCCGCGCTCGACGACGGGAGTGTGACCAGCCCGACGGTCGAGGTCCACCCGTACGTGCTTCGAAACACTCGGCACTCCGGTGCCCTTCGCCGACGTTGCAGACCTACCGCTATAGTCGCGTGGTGATTCGTACGCGATGCGCAGGGCGGGTCGGGGTCATGATCCCGATGCTCTGCCAGTGCCGCGTCGTGCGCTAGGCGCCGGGCGGATCCTCCTCTCTTTGCGACGTCGTCGCATCCTGCTCGTCACTCGCCGTTCGCCTGAGCGTTGCTGCTGCCACTGACTCTCGTGTA includes these proteins:
- a CDS encoding acetolactate synthase, with product MATPVGEVALAAMRAHGVETMFTLSGGHIFPLYDAAVRGATTAGTVRLVDVRHEQSAVFAAEATARLGRVPGFAALTAGPGVTNAVSALTTAHFNGSPVVVVGGRSPDARWGAGALQELDHPALLAPVTKAAWTLHDPAQVGARLDAACRLAVTPHRGPVFVDVPIDVMFAQADTAPVVSPETVPAEPDGESLARAAELLGQSQRPVLVIGSDVWQAGAELLARELAEALDLPVVANGMGRGVLPGGHRLLVNRARGRAFRDADLVLVLGAPLDFRLNYGTFGDPTSPTPVIHLVDAADQVGSHAPLAAKVAGDLRLALAQLLALTRQRLGGVPRQEWTDKLRTDVAAAAEGDVALLASQATPIHPARVVGEIMRRLEADGVMVVDGGDSISFAGRFIEPRRPGCWLDSGPYGCLGTGVGYAIGARIARPESQVVLLLGDGAAGFSLMDVDTLVRHALPVVIVVANNSCWAMEKHPMRQLYGYDVLADLRSGTSYDGVARALGGAGETVTRPDEIGAALDRAFASGVSYLVNVMTDPEVAYPRSTTGV